A part of Nesterenkonia lutea genomic DNA contains:
- a CDS encoding NAD-dependent succinate-semialdehyde dehydrogenase — MSTSAATFPVTNPATGEHLQDVADIDADQALQRAELAQQAFLQWREKAPRARAEILARAHALMIEDVERLRDLIVAENGKSRADAEAEVRYAAEFFRWYAEEAVRIGGQYTEAPAGGVRNIVTHHPVGVALLITPWNFPAAMATRKIGPALAAGCAVVLKPARETPLTAIAIAEILQQAGLPEGVLQIVTTTTTRKVVSALLADDRIKKVSFTGSTPVGRTLLAQCAERVVNASMELGGNAPFIVTADADVEAAVQGAMIAKFRNSGQACTAANRFYVHADVAEEFIAGFGARIQELTVGDPAGGAQLGPVIHDKAAAEIREMIQAAVDEGATASHVGTLPADTATESFIAPTLLRDVPADAAILSQEIFGPVAPVVTWEDPEVMLALANAAEVGLASYVYAGDLQQAIKIAERLEAGMVGVNRGIVSDPSAPFGGVKQAGIGREGGHWGIEEFTEPQYLSVDWSN, encoded by the coding sequence ATGAGCACCTCAGCTGCCACCTTCCCCGTGACGAACCCGGCCACGGGGGAGCACCTGCAGGACGTCGCCGACATCGATGCAGACCAGGCGCTTCAGCGGGCAGAACTCGCCCAGCAGGCCTTCCTGCAGTGGCGTGAGAAGGCCCCCAGGGCCCGCGCCGAGATCCTTGCCCGGGCCCACGCGCTCATGATCGAGGACGTGGAGCGGCTGCGAGACCTCATCGTCGCGGAGAACGGCAAGTCCCGGGCAGACGCCGAGGCCGAGGTCCGCTACGCGGCCGAGTTCTTCCGCTGGTACGCCGAGGAGGCCGTGCGCATCGGCGGCCAGTACACCGAGGCGCCAGCGGGCGGAGTGCGCAACATCGTCACACACCACCCGGTCGGGGTCGCGCTGCTGATCACACCCTGGAACTTCCCTGCGGCCATGGCCACGCGGAAGATCGGCCCCGCCCTGGCGGCCGGCTGTGCAGTGGTGCTCAAGCCCGCGCGGGAGACTCCGCTGACGGCGATCGCCATCGCCGAGATCCTGCAGCAGGCAGGACTCCCCGAGGGAGTGCTGCAGATCGTCACGACCACGACCACCAGAAAAGTCGTCTCGGCGTTGCTGGCCGATGACCGGATCAAGAAGGTCTCCTTCACCGGATCCACCCCCGTGGGACGGACCCTGTTGGCACAGTGCGCCGAACGGGTGGTCAACGCCTCCATGGAGCTGGGCGGCAACGCTCCGTTCATCGTCACCGCCGACGCTGACGTCGAGGCGGCGGTTCAGGGCGCCATGATCGCGAAGTTCCGCAACTCCGGGCAGGCCTGCACCGCGGCGAACCGCTTCTATGTCCACGCTGATGTGGCCGAGGAGTTCATCGCCGGCTTCGGCGCGCGGATCCAGGAGCTGACCGTGGGCGATCCCGCCGGTGGTGCGCAGCTGGGACCGGTCATCCATGACAAGGCGGCCGCGGAGATCCGCGAGATGATCCAGGCCGCGGTGGACGAGGGCGCCACGGCCTCCCATGTCGGGACCCTCCCCGCAGACACCGCCACAGAGAGCTTCATCGCGCCCACGTTGCTGCGCGATGTCCCGGCCGACGCCGCCATCCTGAGCCAGGAGATCTTCGGACCGGTGGCCCCTGTGGTCACCTGGGAGGACCCCGAGGTGATGCTCGCCCTGGCCAACGCGGCCGAAGTGGGCCTGGCCTCGTATGTCTACGCCGGGGACCTGCAGCAGGCGATCAAGATCGCCGAGCGTCTCGAGGCAGGAATGGTCGGGGTCAACCGGGGCATCGTCTCGGATCCCAGCGCACCGTTCGGCGGCGTGAAGCAGGCAGGCATCGGCCGTGAAGGCGGCCACTGGGGCATCGAGGAGTTCACCGAGCCGCAGTACCTCAGCGTCGACTGGTCGAACTGA
- a CDS encoding maleylacetate reductase, with product MTRSFSHRTLGQRVFFGAGNLTSDVGAERERLAARRVMLIASSSAVAAADQLGDVLPVAHRYDGARQHVPIEDAHAARQIAAEVEADLLVCVGGGSAIGLGKAIALRSRTPLIAVPTTFAGSEATNAWGMTRQGRKTTGVEDAVLPSSVVYDVDLVASLPADLVTSSGMNALAHCLDSLWAPGADPINEVLAVEAMRALSQGLVQFTANPGADPGADHGADADGLQQLQQGAYLAGAAFASAGSGLHHRICHVLGGTYNLPHAQTHAVVLPHVLAFNLEAAPAAGARIAAALGGADALHGLMQLGARVDAPRALKDLGMLERDLEAAAHRIHAVVPPSNPRSMDRRDAARLLRAAWSGDDPAQLRHPL from the coding sequence GTGACCAGGTCCTTCAGCCATCGGACGCTCGGCCAGCGCGTCTTCTTCGGGGCAGGCAATCTGACCTCGGATGTGGGTGCAGAGCGTGAGCGACTCGCCGCCCGGCGGGTCATGCTCATCGCCTCCTCCAGCGCCGTGGCCGCAGCAGATCAGCTCGGCGATGTCCTGCCGGTGGCGCACCGGTACGACGGCGCGCGCCAGCATGTCCCGATCGAGGATGCCCACGCGGCACGGCAGATCGCGGCCGAGGTCGAAGCAGACCTCCTGGTCTGTGTGGGCGGCGGTTCCGCGATCGGCCTGGGCAAGGCGATCGCGCTGCGCTCCCGGACGCCGCTGATCGCCGTCCCCACCACCTTCGCCGGCTCCGAGGCGACGAACGCCTGGGGCATGACACGTCAGGGGCGCAAGACCACCGGGGTCGAGGACGCGGTCCTTCCGAGCAGCGTCGTCTACGACGTCGATCTGGTCGCCTCTCTTCCGGCGGATCTGGTGACCTCCTCGGGGATGAACGCGCTGGCGCACTGTCTGGACTCCCTCTGGGCGCCCGGAGCCGACCCGATCAACGAGGTCTTGGCCGTTGAGGCCATGCGTGCACTGTCGCAGGGTCTCGTGCAGTTCACGGCGAACCCCGGGGCCGACCCCGGGGCCGACCACGGGGCTGACGCCGACGGGCTCCAGCAGCTGCAGCAGGGGGCCTACCTCGCGGGCGCCGCCTTCGCCTCCGCCGGATCCGGGCTGCATCACCGGATCTGTCATGTCCTCGGGGGGACCTACAACCTCCCCCATGCCCAGACCCACGCCGTGGTGCTTCCCCATGTCCTCGCCTTCAACCTGGAGGCCGCCCCGGCAGCCGGCGCGCGCATCGCCGCAGCGCTCGGGGGCGCTGATGCGCTCCACGGGCTGATGCAGCTCGGCGCCCGCGTCGATGCGCCTCGGGCGTTGAAGGACCTTGGAATGCTCGAGCGGGACCTGGAAGCGGCAGCCCACCGGATCCACGCTGTCGTCCCGCCGAGCAACCCGCGCAGCATGGACCGTCGAGATGCAGCGCGGCTGCTCCGTGCCGCCTGGTCCGGCGATGATCCGGCGCAGCTTCGACACCCGCTGTAG
- a CDS encoding thiamine pyrophosphate-dependent enzyme, producing the protein MTDTISNLSRQATEPSGPRKSAGHVIVDTLVAHGVERTYVVPGESYLDVLDGLHHSPIETIVCRHEGGAAYMAEADGKMTSVPGVAMVTRGPGAANAHVGLHTSWQDSTPMVLFVGLIPFEHRDREAFQEFDPHAWFDSGAKRVMVLDHPERASEIVAEAMFAANSGRPGPVVVGLPEDIIKVEIDAALHPPIPVATGGMTVNDWKALRDALQTADKPLFVTGGNDWTDDGARGLTTWLEEHHLPAAAEWRTEGTIPFDSSSYVGPIGYGRPQLTLQMLEETDLLVFVGTVPGDVITDGFLVRQNWDKKNFLVTIDPALRGRSGPVSYQIVAKPDVFVRDLVRIDLPVKEEWKEWTARLRAHQVDFSTPVSTTPTQGRARMDTMMAQLVAGLPEDAMCTFGAGEHTNWAHRYFPAKGYASMISARNGSMGYSVPSAVAASLRFPGRRVVTIAGDGEFLMNGQELATATQYGATPLVIVMDNQEYGTIRTHQERDYPDRVSGTQLKNPDFALMAQSFGGFGVRVEQDSEIPAALEAALRAIDEEGRFALIHLIVDQRVKAY; encoded by the coding sequence GTGACTGACACCATCTCAAACCTCTCCCGCCAGGCGACGGAGCCGAGCGGTCCTCGAAAGTCCGCCGGCCACGTCATCGTGGACACGCTCGTGGCGCACGGCGTGGAACGCACCTATGTGGTCCCCGGAGAGTCCTATCTGGACGTGCTCGACGGACTGCACCACTCTCCGATCGAGACCATCGTGTGTCGGCACGAGGGTGGCGCCGCCTATATGGCCGAGGCCGACGGCAAGATGACCTCCGTCCCCGGTGTCGCCATGGTGACCCGCGGCCCCGGCGCCGCCAACGCCCACGTGGGCCTGCACACCTCCTGGCAGGACTCCACCCCGATGGTCCTCTTCGTCGGACTCATCCCGTTCGAGCACCGTGACCGGGAGGCGTTCCAGGAGTTCGACCCGCATGCCTGGTTCGACTCCGGTGCCAAGCGGGTGATGGTCCTCGACCACCCCGAGCGGGCCTCCGAGATCGTGGCCGAAGCGATGTTCGCCGCCAACTCCGGGCGCCCCGGGCCCGTGGTGGTCGGTCTGCCGGAGGACATCATCAAAGTCGAGATCGACGCCGCGCTGCATCCCCCGATCCCCGTGGCCACCGGCGGGATGACCGTCAACGACTGGAAGGCGCTGCGCGACGCTCTGCAGACTGCAGACAAGCCGCTGTTCGTCACCGGGGGAAACGACTGGACCGACGACGGCGCCCGGGGACTCACCACATGGCTGGAGGAGCACCATCTCCCGGCAGCCGCGGAATGGCGCACCGAGGGGACCATCCCCTTCGACTCATCCTCCTATGTGGGTCCGATCGGCTACGGCCGACCCCAGCTGACCCTTCAGATGCTTGAGGAGACCGACCTGCTGGTCTTCGTGGGCACAGTCCCGGGCGATGTGATCACCGACGGGTTCCTGGTCCGCCAGAACTGGGACAAGAAGAACTTCCTGGTCACCATCGACCCGGCCCTGCGAGGACGCTCGGGTCCGGTCTCGTACCAGATCGTGGCCAAGCCTGATGTGTTCGTGCGGGACCTGGTGCGGATCGATCTTCCCGTGAAGGAGGAGTGGAAGGAGTGGACTGCCCGGCTGCGGGCTCATCAGGTCGACTTCTCCACCCCTGTCTCCACCACCCCGACCCAGGGCAGAGCGCGGATGGACACCATGATGGCCCAGCTGGTGGCCGGACTGCCCGAGGATGCCATGTGCACCTTCGGCGCCGGAGAGCACACGAACTGGGCTCACCGCTACTTCCCCGCCAAGGGCTATGCCTCGATGATCTCCGCACGCAATGGATCCATGGGCTACTCGGTGCCCTCGGCAGTCGCGGCGTCCCTGCGCTTTCCCGGCCGACGCGTGGTCACCATCGCTGGTGACGGGGAGTTCCTGATGAACGGTCAGGAGCTGGCCACAGCCACCCAATATGGCGCCACTCCGCTGGTGATCGTGATGGACAACCAGGAGTATGGCACCATCCGCACGCACCAGGAGCGGGACTACCCAGACCGGGTCTCGGGCACCCAGCTGAAGAACCCGGATTTCGCCCTCATGGCGCAGTCCTTCGGCGGATTCGGGGTGCGGGTGGAGCAGGACTCAGAGATTCCTGCAGCCCTCGAGGCCGCATTGCGCGCGATCGACGAGGAAGGTCGCTTCGCGCTGATCCACCTGATCGTGGACCAGCGCGTCAAGGCCTACTGA